One segment of Panicum virgatum strain AP13 chromosome 3K, P.virgatum_v5, whole genome shotgun sequence DNA contains the following:
- the LOC120699854 gene encoding uncharacterized protein LOC120699854: MAEPKSSKSKSKSKSKSKGSHDAAASKKSKASAAAAGPGSLDALFAPCADVKGLRFGAQLVTRALTVRRAAPLELPHLLRAAPAPGAGAAAAAAGDALSFAPTTTAYIPTNFAILAHHAWHTLTLGLGTKNSKAAVFVFESAAMKAAADAAWPGVVPLGDVGRRLIRAAPGAPEMARFKFRKGCVTFYVYAVRTAGACGFARADELRAVVEAVARLKDFLDHTAMLALPGQRSIDVAAAAPVGVVH; encoded by the coding sequence ATGGCGGAGCCCAAGTCGTCCAAGAGCAAGTCCAAGTCCAAGTCCAAGTCCAAGGGCAGCCACGACGCGGCGGCGTCCAAGAAGTCcaaggccagcgccgccgcggcgggcccgGGGTCCCTGGACGCGCTCTTCGCGCCGTGCGCGGACGTCAAGGGCCTCCGCTTCGGCGCGCAGCTCGTCACGCGCGCGCTCACCGTGCGCCGCGCGGCCCCGCTCGAGCTCCCGCACCTCCTCCGCGCGGCGCccgcccccggcgccggcgccgccgccgccgccgccggggacgcgCTGTCGTTcgcgccgacgacgacggcgtaCATCCCTACCAACTTCGCCATCCTGGCGCACCACGCGTGGCACACCCTGACGCTGGGGCTGGGCACCAAGAACTCCAAGGCCGCTGTCTTCGTCTTCGAGTCCGCCGCCATGAaggccgccgcggacgccgcgtGGCCGGGCGTCGTCCCGCTCGGCGACGTCGGCCGCCGCCTCATCcgcgcggcgccgggcgcgccggAGATGGCGCGGTTCAAGTTCCGCAAGGGCTGCGTCACCTTCTACGTCTACGCCGTCCGGACCGCCGGCGCGTGCGggttcgcgcgcgccgacgAGCTCAGGGCCGTCGTCGAGGCCGTCGCCAGGCTCAAGGACTTTCTGGACCACACCGCCATGCTCGCGCTCCCGGGCCAGAGGagcatcgacgtcgccgccgccgcgccggtgggCGTCGTGCATTGA